The window ATAATTATGGATACTGCCCAAAATCATGCGCGCGAATTTAAGTTAAAAGCCTAATTTTTAAGCCAACAGCATTCTGTCTGTGGCGAAATTACCGCCGGCGCTTTGCTCAAACTTCTTTAATAAGTCTTCCACTTTTAACGATTGTTTTTCGGCGCCTTCTGCTTCGTATATAATCTTGCCTTCGTGCA is drawn from Clostridiales bacterium and contains these coding sequences:
- a CDS encoding ABC transporter ATP-binding protein; protein product: HEGKIIYEAEGAEKQSLKVEDLLKKFEQSAGGNFATDRMLLA